One Streptomyces sp. NBC_01217 genomic region harbors:
- a CDS encoding ATP-binding protein, with amino-acid sequence MTAAGDPNLHHLLARAVAVEQRIRRAVEARQRTDPNPDDAFRGLYLTDENIARLLDAEEARAFPSPVPDFDERPIETGTQAPPETWAERPPGASRLTALAVEFGLTALDVEILLITLVPDLDDRFEAFYGYLNDDVTRRRPSIGLALGLCGLSPADRAARGRLSALAPLREGRLLLVEDLDRPFLSRALRVPDRVTAYLLGDDTADPRLADLLAPWHAVPGVGDPAPLAAALAGGASLAYLREDQGGAGTALAASALTLAGRRVLGLDLARLAEDPSPTEAVRSLVREARLTGAGLVCAPLDAVSREHPELLRQLTGTPVPTILVGRAPWDAAWSAAPPLLLHAPRVEPSTRAALWADAYEAPVPETIDVDRLLSPFLLTPEQITRAARGAAEATHLDGGTLTPDHVRQGARAQNAAGLDRLARRIEPTVTWNDLVLPPGTRAQLRELTARARHRDRVLGEWGMRPGGGRGRGVSALFAGDSGTGKTMSAEVIAADLGLDLYTVDLATVIDKYVGETEKNLERIFSEAAGVNGVLLFDEADAIFGKRSDVKDAHDRYANVESAYLLQRMESFDGLAILATNLRANLDDAFTRRLDLVIDFPVPDPEQRLSLWERCLGPVLPRGKDLDLAFCAENFELAGGNIRSIAVTSAYLAADTGEPVTMPTLIHAIQREYQKLGRLTLASEFGPYLGLLA; translated from the coding sequence ATGACAGCCGCGGGCGACCCGAACCTGCACCATCTCCTCGCCCGCGCGGTAGCGGTGGAGCAGCGCATCCGACGAGCGGTCGAGGCCCGACAACGCACCGACCCGAACCCGGACGACGCCTTCCGCGGCCTCTACCTCACGGATGAGAACATCGCCCGCCTGCTGGACGCGGAGGAGGCCCGCGCATTTCCGTCCCCGGTACCGGACTTCGACGAGAGGCCGATCGAGACGGGAACCCAGGCGCCCCCCGAGACGTGGGCCGAGAGGCCGCCCGGAGCCTCCCGGCTCACTGCCCTGGCCGTGGAGTTCGGGCTCACCGCTCTCGACGTCGAGATCCTTCTCATCACGCTCGTACCGGATCTCGACGACCGCTTCGAGGCGTTCTACGGCTATCTGAACGACGACGTCACCCGTCGCCGCCCGTCCATCGGACTGGCTCTGGGACTCTGTGGCCTGTCCCCCGCCGACCGGGCGGCACGCGGCCGGCTGTCGGCGCTCGCGCCGCTCCGTGAGGGCCGCCTCCTCCTGGTCGAGGACCTGGATCGTCCGTTCCTGAGCCGCGCGCTCCGTGTCCCCGACCGGGTCACCGCGTACCTGCTGGGCGACGACACCGCCGACCCGCGTCTGGCGGATCTCCTCGCGCCCTGGCACGCCGTACCGGGCGTCGGCGATCCGGCCCCGCTGGCCGCGGCCCTCGCCGGGGGCGCCTCGCTCGCCTACCTCCGCGAGGACCAGGGTGGCGCGGGCACGGCTCTCGCAGCCTCCGCGCTGACCCTCGCGGGCCGCCGGGTCCTGGGGTTGGACCTGGCGCGGCTGGCCGAGGACCCGTCCCCCACCGAGGCGGTCCGCTCCCTGGTCCGTGAGGCCCGGCTGACTGGCGCCGGCCTGGTCTGCGCCCCTCTCGACGCGGTCTCCCGCGAACACCCGGAACTCCTCCGGCAGCTCACCGGCACCCCGGTCCCCACGATCCTGGTGGGCCGGGCCCCCTGGGACGCGGCCTGGTCCGCCGCCCCGCCCCTCCTCCTGCACGCCCCGCGCGTGGAACCGTCGACCAGGGCCGCCCTCTGGGCCGACGCGTACGAGGCCCCCGTGCCCGAAACCATCGACGTGGACCGCCTGCTCTCGCCGTTCCTCCTCACCCCGGAACAGATCACCCGCGCCGCCCGGGGGGCCGCGGAGGCCACTCACCTGGACGGTGGCACCCTCACCCCCGACCACGTCCGCCAGGGCGCCCGCGCCCAGAACGCGGCAGGACTGGACCGGCTGGCCCGCCGCATCGAACCCACCGTCACCTGGAACGACCTGGTCCTTCCTCCGGGCACCCGCGCCCAGCTCCGCGAACTGACCGCCCGCGCGCGCCATCGCGACCGGGTCCTGGGGGAGTGGGGGATGCGCCCAGGCGGCGGCAGGGGCCGTGGCGTATCGGCACTCTTCGCGGGCGACTCCGGCACCGGCAAGACGATGTCCGCGGAGGTGATCGCGGCGGATCTGGGCCTGGACCTCTACACGGTCGATCTGGCGACGGTGATCGACAAATACGTGGGCGAGACGGAGAAGAACCTGGAGCGGATCTTCTCCGAGGCCGCGGGCGTGAACGGGGTCCTCCTCTTCGACGAGGCGGACGCGATCTTCGGCAAGCGCTCGGACGTGAAGGACGCCCACGACCGCTACGCGAACGTCGAGAGCGCGTACCTCCTCCAGCGCATGGAGTCCTTCGACGGACTGGCCATCCTCGCCACCAACCTCCGGGCCAACCTGGACGACGCCTTCACCCGCCGCCTCGACCTCGTCATCGACTTCCCGGTCCCGGACCCCGAACAGCGCCTGTCGCTGTGGGAACGCTGCCTGGGCCCCGTACTCCCCCGGGGCAAGGACCTCGACCTCGCCTTCTGCGCGGAGAACTTCGAGCTGGCCGGCGGCAACATCCGCTCGATCGCGGTCACGTCCGCGTACCTGGCGGCGGACACGGGCGAGCCGGTGACGATGCCGACACTGATCCACGCGATCCAGCGCGAGTACCAGAAACTGGGCCGCCTGACGCTGGCGTCGGAGTTCGGACCGTATCTGGGACTGCTGGCGTGA
- a CDS encoding type II toxin-antitoxin system RelE/ParE family toxin has translation MPWRLEMVGEVREWLLQLRKDDRDTARLVGQAIQALITEGPDLGRPLVDRIKGASLHHLKELRPGSTGSSEIRILFAFDPERIAVLLVAGDKSGEWTQWYRRSIPVAEERYDEWLAHMAQRQKGTSE, from the coding sequence ATGCCCTGGCGTCTTGAGATGGTGGGAGAGGTTCGCGAATGGTTGCTCCAGCTCAGGAAGGACGATCGCGACACGGCACGCCTCGTGGGGCAGGCGATTCAGGCCCTCATCACGGAGGGGCCGGACCTGGGGCGCCCCTTGGTGGACAGAATCAAGGGAGCGTCGCTCCACCACCTCAAAGAGCTCCGGCCCGGCTCCACAGGAAGCAGCGAGATCCGGATTCTGTTCGCCTTCGACCCCGAGCGCATTGCGGTGCTCCTGGTCGCCGGAGACAAGTCGGGAGAATGGACCCAGTGGTACCGCCGGTCGATCCCCGTCGCCGAGGAACGGTACGACGAGTGGCTGGCGCACATGGCCCAACGGCAGAAAGGCACGTCGGAATGA
- a CDS encoding helix-turn-helix domain-containing protein — protein MTTFHSWDEVKHEVFDAEDLEKIELGARRMVAEARAHRLVEMRKELGLTQSDMADRMHVRQERVSAIERGRTTATEVGTIAAYIAALGGQLELVADFNGSRVVIA, from the coding sequence ATGACCACTTTCCACTCCTGGGACGAAGTGAAGCACGAGGTCTTCGATGCCGAGGATCTCGAAAAGATCGAACTCGGTGCCCGACGTATGGTCGCCGAGGCACGGGCGCACCGGCTGGTCGAGATGCGCAAGGAGCTCGGGCTGACACAGAGCGACATGGCTGACCGCATGCATGTGCGCCAGGAGCGCGTGTCCGCCATCGAGCGTGGCCGGACGACAGCCACGGAGGTGGGGACGATCGCGGCCTATATTGCGGCTCTGGGCGGTCAGTTGGAACTCGTGGCCGACTTCAACGGTTCCCGCGTGGTGATTGCTTGA